One genomic region from Streptomyces sp. NBC_00457 encodes:
- a CDS encoding serine/threonine-protein kinase — translation MSNDGGGAGPKGRLVGGRYRLVERIGSGGMGTVWRAHDELVDREVAVKQPRLPGDPEDAGHQRAANRLYREARAAARVDHPSAVSIHDVVVDDGLPWIVMELIRGESLHEVLQRGPLEPAESARVGLAVLGALRAAHAVGIVHRDVKPANVLLGPHGRVVLTDFGIAHVQGEESLTLSGEFVGSLEFIAPERMSGRGAGPPSDLWSLGVLLYGAVEGWSPFRRTTLESTLAAILSADPPEPKQAGPLGSLIVRLLVKEPEQRPDPDEVGKILEAAAGRWPTAGPTGAPVTEAQDASQLREFSDDVGTILLADAAAPKTADGATGPEAEAEAIPEPDQEEPQPAPDESKSPNPDPTPDTVSTPKSPRPALLRHPLPAALLGALLAGGIWLGTSLADTDTDSGAAGERTPSAPGVEAGNSTSAPWTEHREEDMKAVVSVPAGYDEYAREGNAAGQPRIVVYADDSETVQIRLTQWDKAPRSPMGQAKEAHAHWDSYNGDARTQYTRTSIDGYEAVLADTTYDMKEYPTRVMELMILTDDGRMYELRVDMPKGTADEKKGTAAFKGARDRLEIGTG, via the coding sequence ATGAGCAACGACGGGGGTGGGGCAGGCCCCAAGGGCCGGCTTGTCGGTGGGCGCTACCGGCTGGTCGAGCGCATCGGCTCCGGCGGAATGGGCACCGTCTGGCGGGCGCACGACGAACTCGTGGACCGCGAAGTCGCCGTCAAGCAGCCGCGGTTACCGGGCGACCCGGAGGACGCCGGCCACCAGCGCGCCGCCAACCGGCTCTATCGCGAGGCCCGCGCCGCCGCCCGCGTCGATCATCCCTCGGCCGTCTCCATCCATGACGTCGTCGTGGATGACGGACTGCCCTGGATCGTCATGGAGTTGATCCGCGGGGAGTCCCTGCACGAGGTGCTGCAACGCGGGCCGCTGGAACCCGCCGAGTCGGCCCGGGTCGGCCTCGCCGTCCTCGGCGCGCTGCGCGCCGCGCACGCCGTCGGGATCGTCCACCGCGACGTCAAGCCGGCCAACGTCCTGCTCGGCCCGCACGGCCGCGTCGTCCTCACCGACTTCGGCATCGCCCATGTCCAGGGCGAGGAATCCCTCACCCTCAGCGGCGAGTTCGTCGGCTCCCTCGAATTCATCGCCCCCGAGCGCATGTCCGGCCGGGGCGCCGGTCCCCCCTCCGACCTGTGGTCCCTGGGCGTCCTGCTCTACGGCGCCGTAGAAGGATGGTCCCCCTTCCGTCGTACGACGCTGGAGTCCACCCTCGCCGCGATCCTCTCCGCGGACCCGCCCGAGCCCAAGCAGGCCGGACCGCTCGGGTCGCTCATCGTGCGACTGCTGGTCAAGGAGCCCGAGCAGCGGCCGGACCCGGACGAGGTCGGCAAGATCCTGGAGGCGGCGGCCGGACGATGGCCGACGGCCGGTCCGACCGGGGCACCCGTGACGGAGGCCCAGGACGCCTCCCAGCTGAGGGAGTTCTCCGACGACGTCGGGACGATACTGCTGGCAGACGCGGCCGCCCCGAAAACAGCCGACGGCGCGACCGGCCCCGAAGCGGAAGCCGAAGCCATACCGGAGCCCGATCAGGAGGAGCCGCAGCCCGCTCCCGACGAGTCGAAGAGCCCCAACCCCGACCCGACCCCCGACACCGTCTCCACCCCCAAATCCCCCCGCCCCGCCCTCCTCCGTCACCCCCTCCCCGCCGCCCTGCTCGGCGCCCTCCTCGCCGGCGGCATCTGGCTCGGTACTTCCCTCGCCGACACCGACACCGACAGCGGAGCGGCGGGCGAGCGCACGCCCTCCGCCCCCGGCGTCGAAGCGGGCAACTCCACGTCCGCGCCCTGGACCGAGCACCGCGAGGAGGACATGAAGGCCGTCGTCTCCGTCCCGGCCGGCTACGACGAATACGCCCGGGAGGGCAACGCGGCCGGCCAGCCCCGGATCGTGGTCTACGCGGACGACAGCGAGACCGTACAGATCCGGCTGACCCAGTGGGACAAGGCGCCCCGCTCCCCGATGGGCCAGGCCAAGGAGGCGCACGCCCACTGGGACAGCTACAACGGGGACGCGCGGACGCAGTACACGCGCACCAGCATCGACGGCTACGAGGCGGTGCTCGCCGACACCACCTACGACATGAAGGAGTACCCGACGCGGGTCATGGAGCTGATGATCCTGACCGACGACGGCCGGATGTACGAGCTGCGTGTGGACATGCCCAAGGGGACGGCGGACGAGAAGAAGGGCACGGCGGCGTTCAAGGGCGCCCGTGACCGTCTTGAGATCGGAACGGGCTGA
- a CDS encoding serine/threonine-protein kinase, whose amino-acid sequence MSSNGGAPYGSDEPTSFDLQPPRPPAAVPHPNNPYAAPVQVAPAQSSAPAQSAQSAPAQDPGAGRLIAGRYRLLAKLGHGGMGTVWRAKDETMDREVAVKEPRVPDHLPERERANAFERMRREARAAARLDHPAVVMVYDVAVVDGRPWIVMELVQGRSLGDALQEGTLGAREAARIGLEVLGALEAAHAAGILHRDVKPDNVLLGRHDRVVLTDFGIAQIEGETNLTDTGGFVGSPEYIAPERVLGQRPGPASDLWSLGVVLYAAAEGVSPFRRSNTPATLQSVLNATPAPPASASGSLAETINGLLQKDPARRPNAGQVRALLESAVNPPAPAPTQVVRIAGDDGRGGVRLGRKALLGIGAAVVAGAVAAYLVIADPFAGSQPDGWKERAHPKLGVTLQVPANYQVGKPDADDNDKNWVTYTDWSGSIWIGVNLARKSEDTSNEIKNSAAAEMYADNEVFKDQGSYDFAMPENARTSPKETTYQGKQSAENTVTYTTTDTQNPRPRELKLFYYKTSAGDMYKVTISYPGKGDFTERGRDVARTAIANLDIDKL is encoded by the coding sequence ATGAGCAGCAACGGGGGAGCCCCTTACGGGTCCGACGAGCCGACGAGTTTCGATCTGCAACCGCCGAGACCGCCCGCAGCGGTGCCGCACCCCAATAACCCGTATGCGGCGCCCGTACAGGTCGCGCCCGCGCAGTCGTCCGCGCCCGCGCAGTCCGCGCAGTCCGCGCCAGCGCAGGACCCGGGCGCCGGGCGGCTGATCGCGGGCCGTTACCGGCTGCTGGCCAAGCTCGGACACGGCGGTATGGGCACGGTATGGCGGGCCAAGGACGAGACGATGGACCGCGAGGTCGCCGTCAAGGAGCCGCGCGTTCCGGATCACCTTCCCGAACGCGAACGTGCCAACGCCTTCGAGCGGATGCGTCGCGAGGCGCGTGCCGCGGCCCGGCTGGACCACCCGGCGGTCGTGATGGTGTACGACGTCGCGGTCGTGGACGGCCGGCCATGGATCGTGATGGAGCTGGTGCAGGGCCGTTCGCTGGGCGACGCGTTGCAGGAGGGCACGCTCGGGGCCCGGGAAGCGGCGAGAATCGGCCTCGAAGTGCTGGGCGCGCTGGAGGCCGCGCACGCGGCGGGCATCCTGCACCGGGACGTCAAGCCGGACAACGTCCTGCTCGGCCGGCACGACCGCGTCGTCCTCACCGACTTCGGCATCGCGCAGATCGAGGGCGAGACCAACCTCACCGACACCGGTGGCTTCGTCGGCTCGCCGGAGTACATCGCGCCGGAGCGGGTGCTGGGCCAACGCCCCGGCCCCGCAAGCGACTTGTGGTCCCTGGGTGTGGTCCTCTATGCGGCCGCGGAGGGCGTCTCACCATTCCGCCGCAGCAACACCCCGGCCACGCTCCAGTCCGTCCTCAACGCCACGCCCGCACCGCCGGCGTCGGCCTCCGGCTCGCTCGCCGAGACCATCAACGGCCTGCTCCAGAAGGATCCCGCCCGCCGCCCGAACGCGGGCCAGGTACGCGCCCTGCTGGAGTCGGCCGTGAATCCGCCGGCGCCCGCGCCGACGCAGGTCGTGCGGATCGCCGGGGACGACGGCAGGGGAGGCGTCCGGCTGGGGCGCAAGGCGTTGCTCGGGATCGGTGCGGCGGTCGTCGCGGGTGCGGTGGCGGCGTATCTGGTGATCGCCGACCCGTTCGCGGGGTCCCAGCCGGACGGCTGGAAAGAGCGGGCGCACCCGAAGCTGGGGGTGACACTCCAGGTGCCGGCGAACTACCAGGTCGGCAAGCCGGACGCCGACGACAACGACAAGAACTGGGTCACCTACACCGACTGGAGCGGCAGCATCTGGATCGGCGTGAACCTGGCCAGGAAGTCCGAGGACACCTCGAACGAGATCAAGAACTCCGCCGCGGCCGAAATGTACGCCGACAACGAGGTGTTCAAGGACCAGGGCAGTTACGACTTCGCCATGCCGGAGAACGCTCGGACCAGCCCGAAGGAGACCACGTACCAGGGCAAGCAGTCGGCCGAGAACACCGTCACGTACACCACGACCGACACCCAGAACCCGCGCCCCCGCGAGCTGAAGCTCTTCTACTACAAGACCTCGGCCGGCGATATGTACAAGGTGACGATCAGCTACCCCGGCAAGGGCGACTTCACCGAGCGAGGACGCGACGTGGCGCGGACGGCGATCGCCAACCTGGACATCGACAAGCTGTAG
- a CDS encoding serine/threonine-protein kinase produces the protein MGRMGTQREQGDGRWGNPRLIAGRYRLDVRLGRGGMGVVWRATDRLLRRRVAVKELLLDETLSADEVRQQRDRTLREARAVAQLSHPHIIVVHDVVEHDERPFIVMELIDGCSLAERISRDGPLDAPEAARIGIALLSALRTAHAAGVLHRDLKPANVLLEPATGRVVLTDFGIARLTGAPTLTESGTFVGSPEYTAPERMTGARTGPESDLWSLGALLCASLSGESPFRRDSLGGIVHAVIADDIRPPVQAEPILPVVRGLLERDPDQRLDAERAERMLRDFLDMGRLPPQAVTYRRRRVLVGALLVAATAGAGASAAALLMSGGDGTPRAEVSAPAGYRVVEEPAGFSLAVPAGFTRRAQGLYVSSGETFRLSVRISEAEPGGALDAMRRAHEKGPETHAGYRDGRVIATTHHGHPAARREFTWNPAGPAKYTYELWWQEDGRLYEVQVSAPVEEARQGRAYFDVALDTFMWA, from the coding sequence ATGGGGCGCATGGGGACCCAGAGGGAGCAGGGGGACGGCCGATGGGGCAACCCCCGTCTGATCGCGGGTCGTTACCGGCTCGATGTGCGGCTGGGCCGTGGCGGCATGGGTGTCGTGTGGCGGGCCACCGACCGGCTCCTGCGCCGGCGGGTGGCGGTGAAGGAACTGCTCCTCGACGAGACCCTCTCCGCTGACGAGGTCCGGCAGCAGCGCGACCGCACGCTGCGCGAGGCCCGCGCGGTCGCCCAGCTCAGCCACCCGCACATCATCGTCGTCCATGATGTGGTCGAGCACGACGAACGCCCGTTCATCGTCATGGAGTTGATCGACGGCTGCTCCCTCGCCGAGCGCATCTCCAGGGACGGCCCGCTCGACGCCCCTGAGGCCGCCCGGATCGGTATCGCCCTGCTCAGCGCCCTGCGCACCGCGCACGCGGCCGGTGTCCTGCACCGCGACCTCAAGCCCGCGAACGTCCTGCTGGAGCCCGCCACCGGCCGCGTCGTCCTCACCGACTTCGGCATCGCCCGGCTGACGGGCGCCCCCACGCTCACCGAGAGCGGCACCTTCGTCGGCTCGCCCGAGTACACCGCGCCCGAGCGCATGACGGGCGCCCGCACCGGCCCCGAGTCCGACCTGTGGTCGCTGGGAGCGCTGCTGTGCGCGAGCCTGAGCGGTGAATCGCCGTTCCGGCGCGACTCGTTGGGCGGCATCGTGCACGCGGTGATCGCCGACGACATCCGTCCGCCCGTCCAGGCCGAGCCGATCCTGCCCGTCGTACGAGGGCTGCTGGAGCGCGATCCGGACCAGCGGCTGGACGCCGAGCGGGCCGAGCGGATGCTGCGGGACTTTCTCGACATGGGGCGACTGCCGCCGCAGGCGGTGACGTACCGGCGGCGGCGCGTGCTGGTGGGCGCGCTGCTGGTCGCCGCGACGGCGGGGGCGGGGGCGTCGGCGGCGGCACTGCTCATGAGCGGCGGGGACGGTACGCCTCGTGCGGAAGTGTCCGCACCCGCCGGCTACCGGGTCGTCGAGGAGCCGGCGGGGTTCTCGCTGGCCGTGCCGGCGGGGTTCACCCGTCGCGCTCAGGGGCTGTACGTGTCGAGTGGAGAAACCTTCCGCCTGAGCGTCCGGATCAGCGAGGCCGAGCCCGGCGGCGCCCTGGACGCGATGCGGCGAGCGCACGAGAAGGGGCCGGAGACCCACGCGGGGTACCGCGACGGCCGGGTCATCGCCACCACCCACCACGGACACCCCGCCGCCCGCCGGGAGTTCACCTGGAATCCGGCAGGTCCGGCGAAGTACACGTACGAGCTGTGGTGGCAGGAGGACGGCCGGTTGTACGAGGTTCAGGTGTCGGCGCCGGTGGAGGAGGCGCGGCAGGGGCGCGCGTATTTCGACGTAGCGCTCGACACGTTCATGTGGGCGTGA
- a CDS encoding serine/threonine-protein kinase, producing MQGLLLAGRYRLADSIGSGGMGRVWRAHDEVLHRAVAIKELTAALYVSEADQERLLARTRAEARAAARINHSAVVTVHDVLEHDGRPWIVMELIEGHSLADAVKERGRVAPEETARIGLWVLRALRAAHSAGVLHRDVKPGNVLLSQDGRVLLTDFGIAQIEGDNTITRTGEVVGSVDYLAPERIRGHDPGPSSDLWALGATLYTAVEGRSPFRRTSPLTTMQAVVEEEPAPPQHAGPLGDVITALLHKDPAVRPDAEAAELMLAEAAEGRRPSGAQVYVPTQHGVPQHGVPHHGAPHHETGAVHMPQSQSPDTGAPYPPATGPTTFAPPTGIGPVPPARPKRRRLRTLALVVVLAALVGGGGAVAYQKWDEGRRTDSTSTPPSPSPTPPSDGWVAVEDPLGFGLSLPKGWERKPYGVDGDLTQIDYTPDGGKHFVRIAIDLSPDFDDPYQHQLDLEEQLKINGLVNYNRVTMEENTYRDHKGSLWEYTWTALKKDPPYVAGPRRAVEEMYIARDGTEYVIYMSSPAKDWATADKQFKRILQSWREPTRTP from the coding sequence GCGGCATGGGCCGCGTGTGGCGCGCGCATGACGAGGTGCTGCACCGGGCGGTGGCGATCAAGGAACTGACCGCCGCGCTCTATGTCTCCGAGGCGGACCAGGAGCGACTCCTCGCCCGTACCCGGGCCGAGGCGCGCGCTGCCGCGCGGATCAACCACTCCGCCGTCGTCACCGTGCACGACGTGCTGGAGCACGACGGCCGGCCGTGGATCGTGATGGAGCTGATCGAGGGCCACTCGCTCGCCGACGCGGTGAAGGAGCGGGGCCGGGTCGCGCCGGAGGAGACCGCCCGTATCGGACTGTGGGTGCTGCGCGCCCTGCGTGCCGCCCACTCCGCCGGTGTCCTGCACCGCGATGTGAAGCCCGGCAACGTCCTCCTCTCGCAGGACGGGCGCGTGCTCCTCACCGACTTCGGTATCGCGCAGATCGAGGGCGACAACACGATCACCCGCACCGGAGAGGTCGTCGGCTCGGTCGACTACCTGGCCCCCGAGCGCATCCGCGGCCATGATCCCGGGCCGTCCTCCGACCTGTGGGCGCTGGGCGCCACGCTGTACACGGCGGTGGAGGGCAGATCGCCGTTCCGCCGCACCTCGCCGCTGACCACCATGCAGGCGGTTGTCGAGGAGGAGCCCGCGCCACCGCAGCACGCCGGCCCGCTCGGCGACGTCATCACCGCCCTGCTGCACAAGGATCCGGCCGTACGACCCGACGCGGAGGCCGCCGAGCTGATGCTCGCGGAGGCGGCGGAGGGGCGTCGGCCCAGCGGGGCGCAGGTGTATGTGCCGACGCAACATGGGGTCCCGCAACATGGGGTCCCGCACCATGGGGCCCCGCACCATGAGACCGGCGCCGTGCATATGCCGCAGAGCCAGAGTCCGGACACCGGGGCGCCGTATCCGCCCGCCACCGGCCCGACGACGTTCGCGCCACCGACCGGCATCGGGCCGGTGCCCCCGGCCCGGCCGAAGCGCCGCCGTCTGCGCACGCTCGCCCTGGTCGTCGTGCTCGCCGCGCTGGTCGGCGGTGGTGGCGCCGTGGCGTACCAGAAGTGGGACGAGGGACGGCGGACGGACAGTACGTCGACGCCGCCTTCGCCCAGCCCCACTCCGCCATCAGATGGCTGGGTGGCCGTCGAAGACCCGCTCGGCTTCGGACTCTCCCTCCCCAAGGGCTGGGAGCGGAAGCCCTACGGCGTAGACGGCGACCTCACGCAGATCGACTACACGCCCGACGGCGGCAAGCACTTCGTTCGCATCGCCATCGACCTCTCACCGGACTTCGACGACCCGTACCAGCATCAGCTTGACCTGGAAGAACAGCTCAAGATCAACGGGTTGGTCAACTACAACCGCGTGACCATGGAGGAGAACACCTACCGCGATCACAAGGGTTCGCTGTGGGAGTACACCTGGACCGCGCTGAAGAAGGATCCTCCGTACGTCGCCGGGCCGCGCCGTGCCGTCGAAGAGATGTACATCGCCCGGGACGGCACCGAGTACGTGATCTACATGTCGTCGCCGGCAAAGGACTGGGCGACGGCCGACAAGCAGTTCAAGCGGATTCTGCAGAGCTGGCGGGAGCCCACCCGCACGCCCTGA